The proteins below come from a single Falco rusticolus isolate bFalRus1 chromosome 18, bFalRus1.pri, whole genome shotgun sequence genomic window:
- the MRC2 gene encoding C-type mannose receptor 2, with protein MGRGSAAPRPPRAPLGAPLCCLLGLQLVLGAAQPDSKVFLIYNAGAQGCLETKDSLVRLAKGCNASAPAQQWKWVSRNRLFNVGAMQCLGVSWHGANATAGLHPLATYECDRESVNMRWSCRGLGEQLSQHLGARPGNSSLDRGDQARGSQWRTYGTEEDLCSVPYSEIYTIQGNSHGKPCTIPFKYDNQWFHECTSTGREDGHLWCATTQDYGKDERWGFCPIKSNDCETFWDKDHLTNSCYQFNFQSTLSWREAWNSCEQQGANLLSITEIHEQTYINGLLTGYSSTLWIGLNDLDINGGWQWSDNSPLKYLNWETDQPDNPSEENCGVIRTESSGGWQNRDCGIALPYVCKKKPNATADPFLTDSWSEVKVDCEPSWQPFQSNCYRLVGEKKSWQEAKKTCLRSGGDLVSIHTLSELEFVTKQIKQDVEELWIGLNDLKLQMNFEWSDGTPVRFTYWHPFEPNNFRDSLEDCVTIWGPEGRWNDSPCNQTLPSICKKPGRVSQEKEEDDHGCRKGWKWHSPSCFWLGEDRVPYSDARKMCSDYGSTLVTITNRFEQAYVSSLIYGWDGEYFWTALQDINETGAFRWLSGDEVMYTHWNRDQPGYNKGGCVALATGSSTGLWEVKNCSTFKAKYICRQNLGTPVNPELPGPYPTPSLTAACPPGWSSDSKLRHCYKVFNFEKLQEKKTWIAAQEFCRQLGAQLLSLGSYEEEHFVANTLNKIFGESEPELHEQHWFWIGLNRRDPAGDRSWRWSDGLGFFYHNFDRSNYDDDDIRTCAVLDLASLQWMPMQCEAQLDWICKLPKGADVKEPEITTQGSKEWVKYQEAEYKFFEHHSTWVQAQRICSWFQAELASVHGEAELRFLGQNLKKFSRGQEQHWWIGLHTYENDGRFKWSDGSLLNFVSWAPGKPRPINKDKKCVYMTASREDWGDQKCMTALPYICKRSNGTAVKPSLPLLPAATSGGCPRGWLPFLSKCFSFNGHDKAEIVKWPEAKQACESQGAILATIASPLEQAFITSMLPNISFNLWIGLHDAQREFQWVEGEPLRHVGWAPGEPSGCSATSPRDKPTNCVVVWHGSPPHFTGRWDDRSCLEEKHGYICQRSIDPSLSPAQTPYPPSPTGTLFYHNSTYRILQKPLRWHEALLLCETLNATLATIPDPYSQAFLTQAVSSLRAPLWIGLANDEGGRSYSWLTEENLFYANWQDGEPQQVAGCSYMDVDGSWRTAGCDTKLQGGICQLRAGAPRTHKWSYSGSCPKSLEDSSWIPFRDHCYTFHMEITLGQKDAMRRCQKVGGTVLSIQDEMENVFVWEHLQAYEGQSKGAWLGMTFNPKGGTLVWHDNTAVNYSNWGQHDTGPSMLSQNSCYWIQSSNGVWRLGSCTNVTMGVICKIPRVEESSFSRAALPENTTAIAVVVLSTLALCTVLGVAVYLYKRRRSAERGAFESARYSRTTSNPSESAEKNILVSDMEMNEQQD; from the exons actcCAAAGTCTTCCTCATCTACAACGCGGGCGCGCAGGGCTGCCTGGAGACGAAGGACTCGCTGGTGCGACTCGCCAAGGGCTGCAACGCCAGCGCGCCGGCCCAGCAGTGGAAATGGGTCTCACGAAATCGCCTCTTCAACGTGGGGGCCATGCAGTGCCTGGGGGTGTCGTGGCACGGGGCCAACGCCACGGCGGGGCTGCACCCCTTGGCCACCTACGAGTGCGACCGCGAGTCGGTCAACATGCGCTGGAGCTGCCGCGGCCTCGGGGAGCAGCTCTCGCAGCATCTCGGCGCCCGCCCAGGCAATTCCTCCCTGGACAGGGGGGACCAGGCGCGTGGCTCGCAGTGGAGGACGTATGGCACCGAGGAGGATCTGTGCTCCGTGCCATACTCTG AGATTTACACCATCCAGGGCAACTCGCACGGGAAGCCGTGCACCATCCCCTTCAAGTACGACAACCAGTGGTTTCACGAGTGCACCAGCACGGGACGGGAGGATGGCCATCTCTGGTGTGCAACCACCCAGGACTACGGCAAGGATGAGCGCTGGGGCTTCTGCCCCATAAAGA GCAACGACTGCGAGACCTTTTGGGACAAGGACCACCTCACCAACAGCTGCTACCAGTTCAACTTCCAGTCCACGCTGTCGTGGCGGGAGGCTTGGAATagctgtgagcagcaggggGCCAACCTGCTGAGCATCACTGAGATCCACGAGCAGACCTACATCAATG ggctgctgaCTGGGTACAGCTCCACACTCTGGATTGGGCTCAACGACCTGGACATCAACGGAGGCTGGCAGTGGTCAGACAACTCACCCCTCAAGTACCTCAACTGGGAGACTG ATCAGCCCGACAACCCCAGCGAGGAGAACTGCGGGGTGATCCGCACCGAGTCGTCTGGGGGGTGGCAGAACCGTGACTGCGGCATCGCGCTCCCCTACGTCTGCAAGAAGAAGCCGAATGCCACCGCTGACCCCTTTCTGACGG ACTCGTGGTCGGAGGTGAAGGTGGACTGCgagcccagctggcagccctTCCAGTCCAACTGCTACCGTCTGGTGGGAGAGAagaagagctggcaggaggCGAAGAAGACCTGCCTGCGGAGCGGGGGGGACCTGGTCAGCATCCACACCCTCTCCGAGCTGGAGTTCGTCACCAAGCAGATCAAGCAAG ATGTGGAGGAGCTCTGGATTGGCCTGAACGACCTCAAGCTGCAGATGAACTTCGAGTGGTCGGATGGGACACCCGTGAGGTTCACGTACTGGCACCCCTTCGAGCCCAACAACTTCCGCGACAGCCTGGAAGACTGTGTGACCATCTGGGGACCG gaggggaggtggaATGACAGCCCGTGCAACCAGACCCTGCCGTCCATCTGCAAGAAGCCCGGTCGGGTGAgccaggagaaggaggaggatgatCACGGGTGCCGAAAG GGCTGGAAGTGGCACAGCCCCTCCTGCTTCTGGCTGGGTGAGGACCGTGTCCCCTACAGCGATGCCCGCAAGATGTGCTCCGACTACGGCTCCACGTTGGTCACCATCACCAACAG GTTTGAGCAGGCGTACGTCAGCAGCCTCATCTACGGCTGGGACGGGGAGTATTTTTGGACAGCACTGCAGGACATCAACGAGACGGGCGCGTTCCGCTGGCTGAGTGGCGATGAGGTTATGTACACCCACTGGAACCGCGACCAGCCCG GTTACAACAAGGGTGGCTGTGTGGCCCTGGCCACCGGCAGCTCCACGGGGCTGTGGGAGGTGAAGAACTGCAGCACCTTCAAGGCCAAGTACATCTGCCGGCAGAACCTGGGCACCCCGGTCAACCCTGAGCTGCCTGGTCCCtaccccacccccagcctcaccGCCGCCTGCCCTCCGGGATGGAGCTCTGACTCCAAGCTCCGTCACTGCTACAAG gtcTTCAACTTTGAAAAACTGCAAGAGAAGAAGACGTGGATTGCGGCGCAGGAGTTCTGCCGGCAGCTGGGGGcccagctgctcagcctgggcagCTACGAGGAGGAGCACTTCGTCGCCAACACCCTCAACAAGATTTTCGG GGAGTCAGAGCCGGAGCTCCATGAGCAGCACTGGTTCTGGATCGGCCTGAACCGGCGGGACCCCGCGGGGGACCGGAGCTGGAGGTGGAGCGACGGGCTGGGG TTTTTCTACCACAACTTTGACCGCAGTAACTACGACGACGATGACATCCGGACCTGCGCGGTGCTGGACCTGGCCTCCCTGCAGTGGATGCCGATGCAGTGCGAAGCCCAGCTGGACTGGATCTGCAAACTGCCCAAAG GTGCCGATGTGAAGGAGCCGGAGATCACGACCCAAG GCAGCAAAGAGTGGGTGAAGTACCAGGAGGCCGAGTACAAGTTCTTCGAGCACCACTCCACCTGGGTGCAGGCGCAGCGCATCTGCAGCTGGTTCCAGGCGGAGCTGGCGTCGGTGCATGGCGAGGCCGAGCTTCGCTTCCTGGGCCAGAACCTGAAGAAG TTCTCCAGGGGCCAGGAGCAGCACTGGTGGATCGGGCTGCACACCTACGAGAACGACGGGAGGTTCAA GTGGTCCGACGGGTCCCTGCTCAACTTCGTCTCCTGGGCACCGGGCAAGCCCCGGCCCATCAACAAGGACAAGAAGTGTGTGTACATGACGGCGAGCagag AGGACTGGGGGGACCAGAAGTGCATGACGGCGCTGCCCTACATCTGCAAGCGGAGCAACGGGACAGCCGTGAAGCCTTCCCTCCCGCTGCTGCCCGCTGCCACGAGCGGGGGCTGTCCCCGCGGCTGGCTCCCCTTCCTCAGCAAG TGTTTCAGCTTCAATGGCCACGACAAAGCCGAGATAGTGAAATGGCCAGAGGCGAAGCAGGCGTGTGAGAGCCAGGGTGCCATCCTGGCCACCATCGCCAGCCCCCTGGAGCAGG CTTTCATCACGTCCATGCTGCCCAACATCTCCTTCAACCTCTGGATCGGGCTCCACGATGCGCAGAGGGAGTTCCAGTGGGTGGAGGGCGAGCCGCTGCGGCACGTGGGCTGGGCGCCTGGGGAGCCCTCGGGCTGCAGTGCCACCAGCCCCCGTGACAAGCCG ACCAACTGTGTGGTGGTGTGGCACGGCTCGCCCCCCCACTTCACGGGACGCTGGGATGACCGGAGCTGCCTGGAGGAGAAGCACGGCTACATCTGCCAGCGGAGCATAG ACCCGTCCCTGAGCCCCGCGCAGACGCCGTACCCCCCTTCGCCCACCGGCACCCTCTTTTACCACAACAGCACTTACCGCATCCTGCAGAAACCCCTCAGGTGGCACGAGGCGCTGCTGCTCTGTGAGACCCTCAACGCCACCCTGGCCACCATCCCCGACCCCTACAGCCAGGCGTTCCTCACCCAGGCCGTCAGCAGCCTGCGGGCGCCGCTCTGGATCGGGTTGGCCAACGACGAG GGAGGCCGGAGCTACTCGTGGCTGACAGAGGAGAACCTCTTCTACGCCAACTGGCAGGACGGGGAGCCCCAGCAGGTCGCCGGCTGCTCCTACATGGACGTGGACGGGAGCTGGCGCACGGCCGGCTGCGACACCAAGCTGCAGGGGGGCATCTGCCAGCTCCGAGCAG GCGCCCCCCGCACACACAAGTGGAGCTACAGTGGCAGCTGTCCCAAGTCGCTGGAGGACTCGTCCTGGATCCCATTCCGGGACCACTGCTACACCTTCCACATGGAGATCACCCTGGGGCAGAAGGATGCCATGAGGAGGTGCCAGAAAG TCGGTGGCACGGTGCTATCCATCCAGGACGAGATGGAGAACGTCTTCGTGTGGGAGCATCTCCAGGCATACGAGGGCCAGTCCAAGGGTGCCTGGCTGGGCATGACCTTCAACCCCAAAG GCGGCACCTTGGTTTGGCATGACAACACGGCCGTGAACTACTCCAACTGGGGCCAGCACGACACTGGGCCCAGCATGCTCAGCCAGAACAGCTGCTACTGGATCCAGAGCAGCAACGGCGTGTGGCGCCTGGGCTCCTGCACCAACGTTACCATGGGGGTCATCTGCAAGATCCCGCGAG TGGAGGAGAGCAGCTTTTCCAGGGCAG ctctgccgGAGAACACGACGGCCATCGCAGTGGTGGTGCTGTCGACGCTGGCGCTGTGCACCGTGCTGGGTGTTGCCGTGTACCTGTACAAGCGTCGGCGgagcgcggagcggggcgcCTTCGAGAGTGCCCGCTACAGCCGCACCACCTCCAACCCCAGCGAATCCGCTGAGAAGAACATCCTGGTGTCGGACATGGAGATGAATGAGCAGCAAGACTGA